DNA sequence from the Pomacea canaliculata isolate SZHN2017 linkage group LG7, ASM307304v1, whole genome shotgun sequence genome:
TTTTATGGGACATTCTTTAAAACAATATCCATCACATAAAAACAGTTAATATTATTATGTATAAGCGTGCCTTCTATAGTAATAAACAAAGCtatagacaacaaaataatcCTGAATGgcgttttttaatttaaaattatttttataaaaaaattggttGCTTCTGACAGTACTGTGCTTAaggaaaagtaatatttaaatgatCTTTTCTGTGTCATTTAGTGTGTGAATATGAAACATTAAAggcattctttatttttatttttgatgccGTCACCAAAATCTTTTGTACTTTTGGTTATGATGGTGAatcagccccccccccccttgtcaCGCGCACCAGTCTGTTGAGAAACAGGGGGTGTTACCTTTGTTGTCAgaagattattgcccttaccagtatcggAGAGTGTTTTTTGGTTGCGTCGTGTTTAAGCGTCAGAacacgacgtcattttatgacgtagttttagaAGTTTGgggagagtgaaaatttttggaggaagcagacgacagagggagagagagccaTCGGGCAATCGAGAGGCTGATTGATccagcggcggctgttaattgtggTATTATAGATTGGAGTGGATTGATGACAGACTCGCTGTTGCTGTGTTGCTGTAGAGCCGCTGCTACTGTGTTTTGTGGATTGCAACTTAGTTTAGAACACTTGCTGCTGTTGTGGTTAAACAGCCGACTCACAGTTTGCTGAAGGTTGTACGCCGATTCTGCTGAGAGGAAGCAGTGGCAGTCGCCAAGCAGACGAGAGGTTCCTGTTGAAAGAAGAACCCGAGCCGGCGATAAGGCGGAGAACATCCTCATCAAAGCCTCGgagagtgttgagcaagtgggctccactctcgtacctgacaacgacgacgacacaccgacctcatggagggccgtcgctgtcgttTTTAAATTCGTTCAATggagtgtcgaggacactgacgatttaATTGTCCGCGGATGCCGACAACGCAAAGTAAGAattttgccttttgagtttacctGTAGAGGGAGAGCGGGGGAGGTCGTACCCCACATTGTTAATCTCCACCGTCTacgttagagggagaataagacggtttacacggactgtgtgggtgtgtgtgatgaacattaatgagcacacggacattgctggtggctagaaaagtgctcggagagacgtatcgttaggtgtggattgaaacggacatgtgtatgtcgtcttggtgAAATTaagagaactgttgtagcagcctgtgCGCTGTCGTAGTATTCCTATCGACAGGCGTGCTCTATAGGCAGCTGGTGATGGCATTTGGCTGACGTCCACAACATCCACCTGTACATAAGGTGCAACTGTTTTGACAGCGAGAGACTCACCGTAAACACGTGGGCTACAAATGGCACCAAAAACCTTTTGGCTGCCACAGAtgatcacattttgtttttattcattcttgGTTTTTATCGACTTGCAAGAAATGTCGAGAATACACTCAGAGTCGCTAAAGAAAATAACTATTCTTCCGATTAAAAGCGTTTAATATCGTTACTATGGCGTTACTTTGTCCCACGTATACTGGTCGCTTTTGGTGCCTGCCAGCCCGTTGTCCTGGCAACTAACGGAGCTGCGAGTTGGGAGGACAGGCGACTGGTCCGGGTTGCATATGCGGCCTTGAAAATAAGTCTTAAATCTCCGGTCTTAAGTGCAAGTCACCTTTGTTACGTTTGGTGGGAGGAGTCGACTTGCCGCGTGAGACCGGTGAGACAGACTTATTACAAGCTCCTACACCACCACAATCTTTACAAGTTAAGACAACAAATTGAGCTTAAGGTAAGCTCAGACCTAAAGCCCCGCATGCAGCCCACCCCTTGTGACGGGCGAGGTTCTTGCGCTGTTCCTTCTCAAGTGTATTTCAGTAAAACATCTGGAAGTTCCTGGATGGAGCCAGTCATACTGTAGTGATGTAGTGCTGTCTGTAGTGATGCTACGTAGCAAACAACGGATTTGTTTCTCTCCTTTGTGTTGGGATTAGTTGTTGCCGAGCAACTGTCTGACGTTTCTGTCTGTTGCCTGTTGCAGTGTTGCTGTGTCTAGAAGCCCGAGCGACAGACCTGGAGGTGGAGGAAGGTTCCAGAGTCCGACTTCTGTGCAAGACGTCATCAGACCTGCTCGACAGAAGCCACCTGCAGGTGCGCTGGTACCAAAACGGACGGGAACTGAACATGAACGTCACGCAGagcaacaaaatcatcaaaaacatcaacaacaagaaaTACTCGCAAAAGGCGGACAAAACCCGCTTCACTCTCGTCATCCGTAACGCCCAGTTGGAAGACGCTGGCCTCTACACTTGCGAGGGTTATTATGCCAACGGCTCTGTACTGTGGACAACCACTTCCCTTGCTGTCAAAGGTAAGAAGCCtgacgtgtgtgtatgtgtgtcggTATGCGTATGCGTGTGTCTTTGGGGTGTCGGTCAGTCGTCTCTTGACcgccacctgtggttggggggatcacatggatagaatcggcagctgacaggccgccatcttgtctattgtgggcgacagtcagcaggtgcTGTACACAGTGTGcaggacgacctgtccagtctttgCGTTTGTGTCAGTTCATCCTCTGGTCACCGCGGTGTTGGTCCCCTTCTAAGGttccttgaaggacagtcttcgacaaggtgtcgtgccgagtcacgtgaccaaagaccagcttacgtcgcttgactgttgacaGTAGAGGCGTCCTatgagtgtggccatcttgtttcctacaaagtcgttggatctatgttttctgtatgagatccggagcagcctcctcaggcacttgttttTCAATGCCGGGGTTCTCCtttcagtctcggcgagcagagtccacgcGTCACATCCGTACAGCAGGATCGGCACTACCAGGGGTTTGTGCAGCTTGTACTTTGTAGTGAACCTCATCTTTTgactatgccagatcctatctaatctagccattgctgctgttatGTCACGATCCTGATATggatatctggcgtggagctgccgtccttggagaaaGTGATTCCCAAGTTTACagagatctctgctttgtcactgccattgaccataactttgctcttttcagtgctggtctccattccatgtgaatgtgaactgtctgtcagtctgttgttgAGGCCTTACAGGTCtatgttagtgcctgctaacaggtctgtcatctgcaaagcacaGTTTTCAGATCGGTCTTTCACCAGTTGAGATGGAAGCATGATGGTGGAGAGCTTCGAGCATGATATTCTCCAAGAAGATTGTTAAACAGCCCCGGTGATAGTTGGCATCCTTGGCATACACATTCTGTGGTGCTGCAGTAATCTCCTATTTGTTGTTCAGCAGTATTGAACTCATTGAGCTGTTTACAGCGCTTCAGTGAATTGAACGAGGtcttcttcgatgttgaatttttgcattaCATGCCACAGCCCTCGTGCCAGAcgctgtcaaatgcctttttaaagtcagtgaAGTTACAGTACAGGTTCCGCtaatgctgaagatgcttttttataagaatgtgacagttgaagatctgctcaactgtgcttctacgtggtctgaagccagcctggaGCCTGCCGATAGGGAGTGTGGTCATTGTTGATCCGGGCCGCTGATCTTTTTTCCCTAAATGATGAAGCAGCttggaagccttcggaagcgtgacgtcagcgaccttgcacacttcccttctaagccaatctccgcttcactctttgacagctatgaaacttgttctgggggaataattctacaacttttaaatactatgaAGGGTGACATAAAGTGaattgcgacaggcaaaatagctcaaggccttaaactgatgacaggtaaaggtaaaatcaatgagggcccatccaacactagcgagacgatgtttctacaagtatATTAGATTATAAACCTTCATGAGCTGTAGTGTAGTGGTGGACACTAAGGATGGATTGATTCGCAGGTAGGCCAGGGCCTCCGACGTCTGTGGAAGTGCGAAGTTGCCATGGAAACCGAGCAGAACTGGCGTGGCGGGCAGCCCCTCCTAACGGGGCCAAGATCAGGGAGTACTCGCTGGAGTTCAACACCAGTGAGGAGCCGGACGTGTGGTACCCGTACTACGAGCGCATACCCGGCGACCGTCACGAGTTCTTCGTGGACCTGCCCCCCTACGGCATCTACACCTTCCGCCTGCTGGCCCGCAATGACATCGGCGACAGCCagcccagtgacgtcacgcggCGCAGCTGCACCACGCCGCCCGACAAGCCGGACCGCAGCCCCAAACAGGTGGTGACGCGCACACACAAGAAGGGCTACCTTGTCATCGAGTGGACGGTGGGTAGGACGTCACTGTCGGtcattgcacacacacacacatgcacacccacatcaaaacacattcacacCCACATTCACAaccacattcacacacattcacacacacacacacacatcaaaacgtattcacacacacttcacacatcTTCAGACTCTTCCACTCCTGCTGAACAAAGGACGAATGTTGCACTGACTAACACGTCTGCACTCGTCCACTAATGGTCATCACGGTCCTCTGGCACAGCGAGAACTGGAACAACACACAACAGCTAATGCATTACAGCAGGTAACACTATACACACAGGTAACACCTTACACACAGCAGCTAAAACTAAGCAGTGTTGAGAATACACGAAGGAGTGTAGTGAATACACTAAGCAGTGTTGACTGTTGATAATACACTAAGCAGTTTTGTAAACTAAGCAGTGTTCACAATACACTAAGCAGCTTTGTGAATACACTAAGCAGTGTTCACAATACACTGAGCAGTGTTgacagtgttgataatacacTATGCAGTGTTGACAGCTTTGTGAATACGCTAAGCAGTGGTCTGGTGCCCGCCAGACAGACGGCCACAGTTGTAGGGTCTGGCTCGGGCGCCATGTCCGGGGCGACTCGCGTCACTAACGAGACAAGATGGCGTCGTGCAGTGACGGTTGATGTGTTTGTCTCCTCTTGCCGGTTAATGCCCACTTAACTAACACGGGTAGTTTTTGGTTTGGGAGCATCAGGACAGGGTTTGCGGTGTTTGTAGACAGCGTGAGTGTGGTTATGGCGGTCTCTGTGCTGCTATTACCAAAGCCTTTTATGGTTCATTCAGGGGAGGTAACACCCTTTTATCCACTCGCCGGTATTTAGACAACTGCAGACAACTCTCTCATCGCAGCCTCACATGACGAAAGCGACCATCAGGTGCCGACACCTGCGTGAAAGTTGAAGACCCGACAACAAGGTGTCCTTCACCCTCATACCTCGTGACACGTCACAGCTGTTCGTTGTGATGTCACAGTTTGTACATCTCTTGTGACTTTCACGAGGTTTGGTTTTCCTGAGGTCTCGCAGACTTCCAAGTCTTTTCGACTTTTTGCGACTTGTGGAGCAGGAGGTGAGCTGCTGTCAGCGGCTGTGTCGCGGTCGGCACTAACCGCgttttgcaaacaaaaatcaagtttGGGGTTCGTTGCAGAACGTCTATTGTCAGATAAAATCCCTAGCTCTCGGccatcattctttttcttccatacCTCTCGAGAACTATACTTTTTTAAGAGGAAGATGCTTCCAACGACTTGTGGCTACAGAGAGACAGCGCCTGGAACCCGTAGTTAAAAACTCAGTACGAAAAACACCATTAGCAACCACCAGAACCTTTCTGCAGCTTCTTGATCTTTTTCGCTGCCAGCCTGAAATAAGATGCCTGCCAAGGCATTGCAAGCCTTGAAGAAAAAGGTTTCATGGGCGCAGAGCGACTGAACCACAACATCAACCCAAACCACAAGCAGTGAGAACAAAGATTTAGTGgtacaaacaacagacaactcTGTCGCCAGCCCCCCTACACCTGCTGCTACCTAACCGCAAGTACACAACCGACTCATGCCACAGACACCGGAACCAGCTGAGAACCTACGACATCTTGTCCGAGGTAACAATTTCCAGAAAATTCTCTGTCTGCTTGAGACTTGAGACGAAATTTCACGCGGCTGCCCAGACCTTATTTGGGGTTGTGCCCGGGCGCCATATTAGCTTCTGTAGTCCCACAGAAAACCAAATAATTCCCTGCTTGTAGCCGGCAACCCAGGCCCCAGCCCCATTCTCGTTTTTGTTGTCTGGCCGAAATTATTGGAGAGTTcatggggagggagggaagggagggggcTAGGCGTACTCAGGCAGTGGGGTGAATTGTCGGCCCTTTGACAGCCAGATACCTGAGTGtcatgtctttcattttttctgacttttcctttatttttttctgtgcactCGCTCGCCGGACTGCCGGCACGAGGCGTCGGATGGCAGACAGCAAGGGGGGGGGATAACCACGGGATGAGGACGTAGTGGCGGAAAGCGAGGGGTGATAAGCACGTGACGAGGACGTAGTGCCAGACAGCGAGGGGCGATAACCCGTGATGAGGACGTAGTGGTGGACAGCAAGGGGTGATAAGCACGTGACGAGGACGTAGTGCCAGACAGCGAGGGGCGATAACCACGTGATGAGGACGTAGTGGCGGACAGCGAGGGGTGATAATCACGGGATGAGGACGTAGTGGCCGCTGCTTGTTGGCCTCCAGTCCTTGTTGGTCAATACTGAGTCACAGGTCCGCACACTGAGGTGACAGTCGGTCCACCAGTGACGTCCGTCTGATGACAGACAAGGGCTGGAGGAAGTGGAGGGGCTGGGGTCCTGGTGCAGGAACCGAGGGAAAGGCTGAGGTTTGAATGTCTGACCTGCTGGCATTAAGAGGACAGCACCACACAGCAGGGGCAGCTAATCGCATTTACTCCTCAACGTGACCTGCGACCTTCCTGGCGCAAGACGGATCAGCAGAACTCGCGTTTGGCGCATGCGTATTACAGACTTCCGTTACATATTTAactactaacaacaacaaccacaacaacaacaataaacgcGTGAATTGTGCAGCGCATAAGCAACATGCTCAGCTCTTGAgactagagtgagacagagacaacgtACGAAGGACGGAGGGATAAGCAGCAGTACTTACGACTGACAGAAGACATAAATACAGAAGACACAACAAAGAATGTGGTAGCAGGAACCTCGAGGGTGGAGGCTGCAGGTGGACCAGCACCGTGTGCACTGCTATCAGCAGCGATGCACAGGAAGAGATGAGTTGTGACCGTGTCAAGCACTCAGTGACGGGTGGGCAGCAGGCAAATATTGACTGGGGGAGAGTTTGACTGTTTCGCTGAACAGGAACCATAAaccatgttgttgttgttgttgttgttgttgttgttgtggtggtggtggtggtggtggtggtggtggtggtggtcggtggtggtggtgtctggTAAACAGGAATAATAAGAGGACGGTCATCAGACGTGGGAAGGGAGATACTACTGTCTTCTTTCTGTAAGAGACTAAAATTGTGCACAGTGAGCTAGGCCCTGCAGATGACGGGTATATAGACGGGTGGAATGCTGCTTGTGTGGGTAGATGTATAGACGGGTGGAATGCTAGGTATGTGGGTAGATGTATAGACGGGTTGAATGCCAGTTGAGTAGGCAGTTGCATGGACACAGAGGCGGTCAAAGTGTCAGAAGTGAATGAGTTGTGATGTTAGTGACGTCCCCACGTGCAGCTGCAGTACTGGAAGTCCAGCGAGGGCCGGCGCAAGATGCAGGAGGTTGATATCACAGTCACCCCCGACACCGTGGAGCGCCACCCAGTGGTGAGGGCCACTCTGGCCGGCCTACCCGCCAACATAGCCCTGCGAGGCCAGGTTGCGGTGAGGAACACGCACTACACCGGGCCGCCCAGCAAGACCATCGACTTCTTCACACCGGAAGGAAGTAAGTCGCTATGGATGACGTCATCGTTCACGGTTAGGGGTCGTGTGCACAAGTGCGCCGCCAAGTCCCGAGATGATTGGCTTAGTGACTAAACAGTCGACTAAACTGCTCGTGACATATTTAGTTTAGCCATGCACCTGGCACTTAGCACCTGACATTTAGCACCTGGCAGTTAGCACGTGGTACTTAGCTAACACCTGCCATTTAGCACCTGACACGTAGCACCTGGCATTTAGCACCGTGCAGTCGCTGTTGTTGTCGATTACGACAGTAACCTGTGTCTGGAGCTCGACACGGAGTGGGAGTGATCCACGTGCACCTTACATTGGCTAATATTTGAGAATTCAATTGAATCTTTTTTTCAAGGGCCTTTGCCCCATTAGAAGGGGAGGCAAACAGCAAAGATAATGCACTGCTACAGTAACACGTGATATGAAAGCTATAATTGCAAACACTGCCATCAGATGTTATATAGGTACGTAGATTAATCTTCTACTGTAGACGTGTGAGTGTAGACAAGGtataatttcacattttaacaaCTTGTTCATTTGATGAGGCCTGTAACAAACTCATTTTCAATGTGTTGGGACTAATCTACCATTGTGTGTATGAACCTTACTTTAGGGCTTGACAACAGAGGACACAGTGAGCATCTTCATTTCGTGACCTAATGGGCACAGAGGGTGGTGTGTAGTGAGTCCTCTACACCGGAGACAATTAAGTGCAGTACCGGACACACCCAGTCTCCACTGAGCCCAACTGTCACCGTCTGGTCCTCGGTGTCCACTGGCAAATATTGTAACAGCTCTTGCGATCCCAtaaggagaataaaaaaaaagcctctcACTACTATTGATGGGATACTCCCACTCCTGTCATCTACACAACACCTGTGGTTGCTGTAACTTGCTTGTAAACAAGCGGACCTGTTGTAACCCTGTTtaaccacaaaaaaacacaagagTAAATAACTTTGTGTTAATATTGGATAAACAGTTACTTTTGTCCGTGGCATCTAACTCCATAAGCATTGTGTAAACCCTGCTGTCATCGTTCATTCTGACTAGTTTCAAACATCCAACACATTCACTAACTCAGCTTATTGTACTTTGGTATCTACCTAACTTACATAAGCTGAGTCACTGAGCTCATCTAACCCCAAGAGAAGTTTGAGATGCCTTGTCTCACTCATCCTGTAGTTGAGAGGTGCGTGAGGTACACATAGGCCTCAGTTGATATGCAAGTACAGTAACATAAACACGGGTATAGACCACTAAACAAGGGGACAGCTTCTGGAAACATCTGTCATGTGATGATATGTGACAGCGCCCAGCGCCGTGCTGAGCCTGCCGacggtggaggtggaggaggactACGTCCTGCTGTCGCGGGAGCCGCCGGTGGAACCCAACGGCTGCCTGACAGACTTTGAGATCGGGTATCAACCAGGTGGGTTCACGGGTAGGCGGGTTGACAGCCAGGTGGGTGTACAGTGATGTTTACTGAGAACaactagaaacagaaaaaaacagcccctcaataataataaacggcAGTCACAGAGATTGATAGTTAGCCACGCCTACTAATACTGTGACTATACTTAGCCACGCCTACTAACACTGTGACTGATAGCCACGACTACTAACACTGTGAGTGATAGCCACGCCTACTAACACTGTGACTGATAGCCACGACTACTAACACTGTGACTGATAGCCACGCCTACTAACACTGTGACTGATAGTCACGCCTACTAACACTGTGACTGATAGCCACGCCTACTAACACTGTGGCTGCTGGCAGCTAAAGTCTGTATTTCCGCTCTGAATGCAGATGTGACTCACATTATCCTCTGCTCCttcagtcttttgtttttagaacAACGACGGCGACAGAATTTCTCTCTCctgtcgtcttttttttttcgtccacACATGTTCGTGTTCTCACTTCCTGTTCTGTGTCCTATTGTTGATCCGACCCCAGAGCTATTAATAGAGTCAGGGTGTTGGGATGGGGAGGCAGGCACGAAGCCACAAAAGTCTTGCTGTGGGTTTCCTGGGCATCACACCACACCCACCAGGTCAGGGGGAAGGTCGTTTGAAGTCAGCTCTCGAGGAGTCTCGCGAGCCCCTACAGCAAACTCTAGTAAAACTTCACACAGTGTCATCCACCAAACCTATTCTTTCCTTTTACATCAACTTTTACATTAACTAATTTATTTCCCCGATACTTCCATCATTAATTCCTCCCAACTGAACTTGTTGACCTCTGTCTCCTCACAACTGAACCTTTAGATTTCTgccattctttccttccttgttgcattcttttgttttctatattttctttctatattccttttttatttaacttgtaaatattgattttgtaaacattgataTTTTTATACTGTTGTTGACAAGAAGTGTTGTGACTCAACTGGTTTCCACTTGAATGTGTGATGCTTGTGACGAGGGGTTAGCTAACCCCCGCCATGCTGATGGACAAAGCTGCAGTCAGACCTCATCCCCGGATGTGAGTTGTCATTGTGTGTTGTTGTCTCTGTTGTGTTCTACAGTGGAGGGCGCCCAGCTCGGCCCAGTAAGGAACCTGAAGCCCAAAATAGATGACCCTGAGACCTTGCAAGCCAAGATCACTGGTTTGGAACCGGCCAATAATTACCGCCTTGTGGTGTCGGCACGAACCAGTTCCGGGCGGGGCAAGGGTTAGTCATTTATCTCATCCATTTTCTTCCGTCCTGCCTCACTGACTTCAGTCACACACCAGTGAATGATGATTTGTCCATTTTTCAGACTAATGTAGAATCAGATAATATATCaacgttctttttttttaaattcactaCGCTCACTCCGCTATTATATCGCTTCtgagagttgtgtgtgtgtggattcctctgtgtgtgtgtgtattcttttttttacataaacatttattctccattaacacattacatgacaaaatcatctaaatcatattccttgaaaTATAACAAACGTACataatatcacaaacattaaatagtgccagacatttttgtcCCCTACATTTTTATGAGTCATTTCAATATACTATTCTTCATATAATAGTCTTCATTTACCCATTAATCATATAgcatattctatgtttaagccattcactccattgcactataccatatataacaatataaaagacatataaggtagt
Encoded proteins:
- the LOC112569145 gene encoding neuroglian-like isoform X1, whose product is MPCKIEGVICCCFLLPAAAIVLLCLEARATDLEVEEGSRVRLLCKTSSDLLDRSHLQVRWYQNGRELNMNVTQSNKIIKNINNKKYSQKADKTRFTLVIRNAQLEDAGLYTCEGYYANGSVLWTTTSLAVKGRPGPPTSVEVRSCHGNRAELAWRAAPPNGAKIREYSLEFNTSEEPDVWYPYYERIPGDRHEFFVDLPPYGIYTFRLLARNDIGDSQPSDVTRRSCTTPPDKPDRSPKQVVTRTHKKGYLVIEWTLQYWKSSEGRRKMQEVDITVTPDTVERHPVVRATLAGLPANIALRGQVAVRNTHYTGPPSKTIDFFTPEGTPSAVLSLPTVEVEEDYVLLSREPPVEPNGCLTDFEIGYQPVEGAQLGPVRNLKPKIDDPETLQAKITGLEPANNYRLVVSARTSSGRGKGSPVPVYMVVLPVVAGLTLIAVAVTVLLKLKRTKKQEENMNMKWKQVITSDV
- the LOC112569145 gene encoding neuroglian-like isoform X2 encodes the protein MHHTVKSCRPPDERVLLCLEARATDLEVEEGSRVRLLCKTSSDLLDRSHLQVRWYQNGRELNMNVTQSNKIIKNINNKKYSQKADKTRFTLVIRNAQLEDAGLYTCEGYYANGSVLWTTTSLAVKGRPGPPTSVEVRSCHGNRAELAWRAAPPNGAKIREYSLEFNTSEEPDVWYPYYERIPGDRHEFFVDLPPYGIYTFRLLARNDIGDSQPSDVTRRSCTTPPDKPDRSPKQVVTRTHKKGYLVIEWTLQYWKSSEGRRKMQEVDITVTPDTVERHPVVRATLAGLPANIALRGQVAVRNTHYTGPPSKTIDFFTPEGTPSAVLSLPTVEVEEDYVLLSREPPVEPNGCLTDFEIGYQPVEGAQLGPVRNLKPKIDDPETLQAKITGLEPANNYRLVVSARTSSGRGKGSPVPVYMVVLPVVAGLTLIAVAVTVLLKLKRTKKQEENMNMKWKQVITSDV
- the LOC112569145 gene encoding neural cell adhesion molecule L1-like protein isoform X4: MPCKIEGVICCCFLLPAAAIVLLCLEARATDLEVEEGSRVRLLCKTSSDLLDRSHLQVRWYQNGRELNMNVTQSNKIIKNINNKKYSQKADKTRFTLVIRNAQLEDAGLYTCEGYYANGSVLWTTTSLAVKGRPGPPTSVEVRSCHGNRAELAWRAAPPNGAKIREYSLEFNTSEEPDVWYPYYERIPGDRHEFFVDLPPYGIYTFRLLARNDIGDSQPSDVTRRSCTTPPDKPDRSPKQVVTRTHKKGYLVIEWTLQYWKSSEGRRKMQEVDITVTPDTVERHPVVRATLAGLPANIALRGQVAVRNTHYTGPPSKTIDFFTPEGMEGAQLGPVRNLKPKIDDPETLQAKITGLEPANNYRLVVSARTSSGRGKGSPVPVYMVVLPVVAGLTLIAVAVTVLLKLKRTKKQEENMNMKWKQVITSDV
- the LOC112569145 gene encoding neuroglian-like isoform X3, whose protein sequence is MPTTQMLLCLEARATDLEVEEGSRVRLLCKTSSDLLDRSHLQVRWYQNGRELNMNVTQSNKIIKNINNKKYSQKADKTRFTLVIRNAQLEDAGLYTCEGYYANGSVLWTTTSLAVKGRPGPPTSVEVRSCHGNRAELAWRAAPPNGAKIREYSLEFNTSEEPDVWYPYYERIPGDRHEFFVDLPPYGIYTFRLLARNDIGDSQPSDVTRRSCTTPPDKPDRSPKQVVTRTHKKGYLVIEWTLQYWKSSEGRRKMQEVDITVTPDTVERHPVVRATLAGLPANIALRGQVAVRNTHYTGPPSKTIDFFTPEGTPSAVLSLPTVEVEEDYVLLSREPPVEPNGCLTDFEIGYQPVEGAQLGPVRNLKPKIDDPETLQAKITGLEPANNYRLVVSARTSSGRGKGSPVPVYMVVLPVVAGLTLIAVAVTVLLKLKRTKKQEENMNMKWKQVITSDV